In one Drosophila pseudoobscura strain MV-25-SWS-2005 chromosome X, UCI_Dpse_MV25, whole genome shotgun sequence genomic region, the following are encoded:
- the LOC6901158 gene encoding T-complex protein 1 subunit zeta-like, giving the protein MASISLLNPKAEFARAAQALSINISAAKGLQDVMRTNLGPKGTVKMLVSGAGDIKITKDGNVLLHEMQIQHPTASMIARASTAQDDSTGDGTTTTVMLIGELLKQADIYLSEGLHPRIMAEGFEKARDKALEVLDKVKVPVEINKKNLVEIANTSLKTKVHPALADLLTEVCVEAVLTIANDKKPVDLHMVELMEMQHKTDTDTQLVRGLVMDHGARHPDMPKRLENVYILTANVSLEYEKAEVNSGFFYKTAEEREAFVRAEREFIDQRVKKVIELKRSVCDGTDKTFVLINQKGIDPISLDALAKEGILALRRAKRRNMERLALACGGTAMNSFDDLQEEHLGYAGVVYEHVLGENKYTFVEDCKNPLSVTILIKGPNKHTITQIKDAIRDGLRAINNTISDKVLVPGAGAFEVRAYNELVAYKDTIKGKARLAVQAFADALLVIPKTLAVNSGYDAQDTIVKLTVEDRLHPDLVGLDLATGEPMKPVDMGVYDNYIVKKQILNSCSIIASNLLLVDEVMRAGMTSLKG; this is encoded by the exons ATGGCTTCGATCAGTTTGCTGAATCCCAAGGCCGAGTTCGCCCGTGCCGCTCAGGCTCTGTCCATCAACATCAGTGCCGCCAAAGGTCTGCAGGATGTGATGCGCACCAACCTGGGTCCCAAGGGAACAGTAAAAAT GTTGGTTTCTGGAGCCGGGGATATTAAAATAACCAAGGATGGCAATGTCCTGCTTCATGAAATGCAGATCCAGCATCCAACTGCTTCGATGATTGCCAGGGCCAGCACGGCCCAGGATGATTCCACTGGAGATGGCACCACCACTACAGTGATGCTGATTGGAGAGCTTCTCAAGCAGGCTGATATCTACTTGTCTGAGGGTCTGCATCCGCGCATCATGGCCGAGGGATTTGAGAAGGCCCGCGACAAGGCGCTGGAGGTCCTCGACAAGGTCAAAGTGCCCGTGGAAATCAACAAGAAGAATTTAGTGGAGATCGCGAACACCAGTCTGAAGACCAAAGTGCATCCCGCCCTGGCCGATTTGCTCACTGAGGTGTGTGTGGAAGCTGTTCTGACCATAGCTAACGATAAGAAGCCTGTTGATCTGCACATGGTTGAGCTGATGGAAATGCAGCACAAAACTGACACGGACACGCAGCTGGTGCGTGGACTGGTCATGGACCATGGCGCTCGCCATCCGGACATGCCCAAGCGGTTGGAGAATGTCTACATTCTCACCGCCAATGTCTCCCTGGAGTACGAGAAGGCTGAGGTCAATTCGGGATTCTTCTACAAGACGGCCGAGGAGCGGGAGGCGTTCGTCCGTGCTGAACGTGAATTTATTGATCAGCGTGTGAAGAAGGTGATTGAACTGAAACGGTCGGTGTGCGATGGCACAGACAAGACTTTCGTGTTGATCAACCAGAAGGGAATAGATCCTATTTCCTTAGATGCCCTTGCCAAGGAGGGAATTCTGGCTCTTCGTCGCGCCAAACGCCGTAATATGGAGCGCTTGGCTCTGGCTTGCGGCGGTACCGCCATGAACTCCTTTGACGATCTTCAAGAGGAGCATCTCGGCTACGCTGGTGTAGTTTACGAGCATGTCCTGGGTGAGAACAAGTACACATTTGTGGAAGACTGCAAAAATCCGCTTTCGGTCACCATTTTGATCAAGGGACCTAATAAGCACACCATTACTCAGATCAAGGATGCCATCCGTGATGGCCTGAGAGCCATCAACAACACAATTTCCGACAAAGTTCTAGTACCTGGCGCTGGCGCTTTCGAAGTGCGTGCCTACAACGAGCTGGTGGCATACAAAGACACCATCAAGGGCAAGGCGCGTCTGGCAGTGCAAGCTTTTGCTGATGCTCTGCTGGTGATACCCAAAACGCTAGCCGTTAACAGTGGATACGACGCCCAGGACACTATCGTGAAGCTTACCGTCGAGGATCGCTTGCACCCGGACCTAGTTGGGCTCGATCTGGCCACTGGTGAGCCCATGAAGCCCGTCGATATGGGTGTCTACGACAACTACATCGTCAAAAAGCAGATACTCAACTCCTGCTCCATAATTGCCAGCAATCTGCTGCTCGTCGACGAGGTAATGCGTGCGGGCATGACCAGCCTCAAGGGCTAA
- the LOC26532193 gene encoding uncharacterized protein, with amino-acid sequence MVGSRHLRRLVKKERDEIARKFELIERQGVEKEIQREVAEQPVPEEQPISHSAEQRMMAAFSRLEKKLDVLSQTLAEAVALLKLQIKKEPDLSPNAMELEHFTQKF; translated from the exons ATGGTTGGTAGTCGACATTTGCGAAGATTAGTTAAGAAAGAAAGGGATGAGATAGCTAGAAAATTTGAACTTATTGAACGCCAAGGAGTAGAAAAGGAAATTCAGAGAGAAGTAGCAGAGC AACCTGTGCCAGAAGAACAGCCAATATCGC ATTCGGCAGAGCAACGTATGATGGCTGCATTTTCTAGATTAGAAAAAAAACTTGATGTGCTATCACAAACAttggcggaggcggtggctcTGCTCAAACTTCAGATTAAAAAAGAGCCAGATCTATCACCCAATGCCATGGAGTTGGAGCATTTCACtcaaaaattttaa